The Mesorhizobium sp. NBSH29 genome has a segment encoding these proteins:
- a CDS encoding twin-arginine translocase TatA/TatE family subunit, with the protein MGSFSIWHWVIVLVVVLLLFGRGKIPELMGDMAKGIKSFKKGMSDDDADDKAEEVARTVEHRNDETVKAAKAKATTKSKT; encoded by the coding sequence ATGGGATCCTTTTCAATCTGGCACTGGGTCATCGTGCTTGTGGTGGTGCTGCTACTGTTTGGTCGTGGCAAGATTCCCGAGTTGATGGGCGACATGGCCAAGGGCATCAAGAGCTTCAAGAAGGGCATGTCGGACGACGACGCCGACGACAAGGCCGAGGAAGTGGCCCGCACGGTCGAGCATCGCAACGATGAGACCGTCAAGGCTGCCAAGGCCAAGGCGACAACCAAGTCCAAAACCTGA
- the tatB gene encoding Sec-independent protein translocase protein TatB — MFDIGWTEMLVIAIVMIVVVGPKDLPRMLRTFGKTTAKLRGMAGDFQKQFNDALKEAELDELKQSVDDLRGLDPRNQIKKHLNPFEKAAADVRAGVDSAMKPSVANKPADPEAHTAEPLKTAATNLAGVSGPTSMPTEKPIFPAAEKATKVPAASVKSKAPAKPAKAKPAVKTAAKEPAARKTTAAPVKKAVAKKAKPAGSAT, encoded by the coding sequence ATGTTTGACATCGGCTGGACCGAAATGCTGGTCATCGCGATCGTGATGATCGTGGTTGTCGGGCCGAAGGATTTGCCGCGCATGTTGCGGACCTTTGGCAAGACGACTGCAAAATTGCGTGGCATGGCCGGTGATTTCCAAAAACAGTTCAATGATGCGCTGAAGGAAGCCGAGCTTGATGAACTCAAGCAGTCGGTTGACGACCTGCGCGGGCTCGACCCGCGCAACCAGATCAAGAAGCATTTGAACCCGTTCGAGAAAGCTGCCGCCGACGTGCGGGCAGGCGTCGATTCGGCGATGAAGCCTTCTGTGGCAAACAAACCTGCCGATCCGGAGGCGCATACGGCTGAACCTTTGAAGACCGCGGCCACCAATCTTGCCGGGGTCAGCGGTCCAACTTCCATGCCAACCGAGAAGCCGATATTCCCGGCGGCTGAAAAGGCGACCAAGGTGCCAGCCGCGTCGGTGAAATCGAAAGCCCCTGCAAAACCGGCCAAGGCGAAGCCCGCCGTCAAGACAGCGGCGAAAGAACCTGCCGCACGAAAGACCACGGCTGCACCAGTGAAAAAAGCTGTTGCCAAAAAAGCCAAACCAGCGGGAAGCGCCACGTGA
- the tatC gene encoding twin-arginine translocase subunit TatC: protein MNSEVDDIEKSSAPLIEHLIELRSRLMWALGGFFIAFLVCFFFAKQLFNLLVIPFKWATGWAGLDPHNVSLIYTAPQEFFFTQVKLAMFGGMVLAFPIIAAQVYKFVAPGLYKNERGAFLPFLIASPLLFLLGASLVYFFFTPMVMWFFLAMQQTGPENDVQISLLPKVSEYLSLIMTLIFSFGLVFQLPVVTTLMARVGLITSQGLKDKRKWAIVIAFVAAAVLTPPDPVSQIGLALPTILLYEISIFTARWVERKREEDRIAREKADAEGDKSA from the coding sequence GTGAATTCTGAAGTGGACGACATCGAAAAGTCTTCGGCACCGCTGATCGAGCACCTGATCGAGCTGCGCTCGCGGCTGATGTGGGCGCTGGGCGGCTTCTTCATCGCCTTTCTGGTCTGCTTCTTTTTCGCCAAGCAGCTGTTCAACCTTCTGGTTATCCCGTTCAAATGGGCCACCGGCTGGGCCGGGCTTGATCCGCATAACGTGTCGCTGATCTACACCGCGCCGCAGGAATTCTTCTTCACGCAGGTCAAGCTTGCGATGTTTGGCGGCATGGTGCTGGCCTTCCCGATCATCGCCGCGCAGGTCTACAAATTCGTCGCCCCCGGCCTCTACAAAAATGAGCGCGGAGCTTTCCTGCCGTTCCTCATCGCCTCGCCGCTGCTGTTCTTGCTCGGCGCATCGCTTGTCTACTTCTTCTTCACGCCGATGGTGATGTGGTTCTTCCTGGCGATGCAGCAGACCGGCCCCGAAAACGACGTTCAGATTTCGCTGCTGCCCAAAGTCTCGGAATATCTCAGCCTCATCATGACGCTGATTTTCTCCTTCGGCCTCGTCTTCCAGCTTCCGGTCGTCACCACGCTGATGGCCCGCGTTGGGCTGATCACGTCGCAGGGACTGAAAGACAAGCGCAAATGGGCCATCGTCATCGCCTTTGTCGCGGCTGCTGTTCTGACGCCGCCTGATCCGGTCAGCCAGATCGGCCTCGCGCTGCCGACCATCCTGCTCTACGAAATCTCGATTTTCACTGCCCGGTGGGTCGAGCGCAAACGCGAGGAAGACCGGATCGCGCGCGAAAAGGCGGATGCTGAGGGTGATAAAAGCGCCTAG
- the serS gene encoding serine--tRNA ligase, translating into MLDIKWIRENPEAFAEALKKRPSYAASAQSTLDELLAKDEARRSHLVKLQEAQERRNALSKEIGKAMGAKNSALAEKLKAEVAELKGFIQSGEASEREFDEALNNALAVLPNIPLPDVPVGKDEADNVELRRFGDDLIAARQPKMGNKPKEHFELGEALGLMDFERAAKISGSRFTVLTGGLARLERALGQFMLDLHTSGHGYTEVQPPLLVRDDALHGTGQLPKFEEDLFFTPHGDGRLGLIPTAEVPLTNLVREEITPAENLPLRFTALTPSFRSEAGSAGRDTRGMLRQHQFYKVELVSFTEADASLAEHERMTQCAENVLKKLGLPFRTITLCTGDMGFGAQKTYDIEVWLPGQNAYREISSCSVCGDFQARRMGARTKDRDGKATRFVHTLNGSGVAVGRALIAVMENYQDADGSITIPDALVPYMGGLTKIAKQ; encoded by the coding sequence ATGCTCGACATCAAATGGATTCGCGAAAACCCTGAAGCATTTGCCGAGGCGTTGAAAAAGCGTCCGTCTTACGCGGCCAGCGCGCAGTCCACGCTGGATGAGCTTCTGGCCAAAGACGAAGCGCGCCGCAGCCATCTGGTAAAGTTGCAGGAAGCGCAGGAGCGCCGCAACGCCTTGTCGAAGGAAATCGGCAAGGCGATGGGCGCCAAGAATTCTGCCCTTGCCGAGAAGCTGAAGGCGGAAGTGGCGGAGCTGAAAGGCTTTATCCAATCCGGTGAAGCAAGCGAGCGTGAATTTGACGAAGCATTGAACAACGCGCTTGCCGTGCTTCCCAATATTCCTTTGCCCGATGTGCCGGTCGGCAAGGATGAGGCCGACAATGTCGAACTTCGTCGATTTGGAGACGACCTGATCGCCGCCCGCCAGCCCAAAATGGGCAACAAGCCGAAAGAGCATTTTGAGCTCGGCGAAGCGCTTGGACTGATGGACTTTGAGCGCGCCGCAAAAATTTCCGGCTCGCGCTTTACGGTGCTGACTGGCGGGCTGGCGCGGCTCGAACGCGCGCTTGGCCAGTTCATGCTCGACCTGCACACGAGCGGTCATGGCTACACGGAAGTGCAGCCGCCGCTTCTGGTGAGAGATGACGCGCTCCATGGCACCGGACAGTTGCCTAAATTTGAAGAGGATCTGTTCTTTACGCCGCACGGCGATGGGCGCCTTGGCCTCATCCCCACCGCCGAAGTGCCGCTCACCAATCTCGTGCGCGAAGAGATCACGCCGGCTGAAAATTTGCCGCTGCGCTTTACCGCTCTGACGCCGAGCTTTCGTTCCGAGGCGGGGTCGGCGGGGCGCGATACGCGCGGCATGTTGCGGCAGCACCAGTTTTACAAGGTGGAACTGGTCTCCTTCACGGAAGCCGATGCGTCGTTGGCCGAACATGAGCGGATGACGCAATGCGCTGAAAACGTGTTAAAAAAGCTCGGCCTGCCGTTCCGCACCATCACGCTGTGCACCGGTGACATGGGTTTTGGCGCGCAAAAGACCTATGACATCGAGGTCTGGCTTCCGGGCCAGAACGCGTATCGTGAAATCTCGTCATGCTCGGTCTGCGGCGACTTCCAGGCACGCCGCATGGGCGCGCGCACCAAGGATCGGGACGGCAAGGCGACGCGCTTTGTCCACACGCTGAACGGTTCGGGCGTCGCAGTCGGTCGCGCCTTGATCGCGGTCATGGAAAATTATCAGGATGCCGACGGCAGCATCACAATTCCTGACGCTCTGGTGCCCTATATGGGTGGCCTGACGAAAATCGCGAAACAGTAG
- the surE gene encoding 5'/3'-nucleotidase SurE yields MRILLTNDDGIHAEGLKVLERVARTLSDDVWVVAPETDQSGFAHSLSISEPLRLRKISDRQFAVRGTPTDCVIMAVKNVMPEPPDLVLSGVNSGANLADDVTYSGTVAGALEGTLLGIRAIALSQAYNVHGDYREVPWGTVEALAPALLAKLVEVDLPAGTFLNVNFPSCPPEEVEETLVTAQGKLVHSMWIDERADGRGFPYFWLRFGREPPELLKGTDVHAVRSKSVSVTPLKLDLTDHETKDRLAKALA; encoded by the coding sequence ATGCGCATTTTGCTCACCAATGATGATGGGATCCACGCCGAGGGCCTGAAGGTTTTGGAGCGCGTCGCGCGCACGCTGTCGGATGATGTCTGGGTGGTGGCGCCGGAGACCGACCAGTCCGGCTTTGCCCACTCGCTGTCAATTTCCGAGCCGCTGCGCTTGCGAAAAATAAGCGACCGGCAATTTGCCGTGCGTGGCACGCCGACAGATTGCGTCATCATGGCGGTGAAGAACGTCATGCCCGAGCCACCGGATCTGGTGCTGTCCGGGGTTAATTCCGGCGCTAATCTCGCCGATGACGTCACCTATTCGGGCACCGTGGCAGGGGCTCTGGAAGGCACGCTGCTCGGCATCCGCGCCATTGCGCTCAGCCAGGCCTATAATGTCCATGGCGATTACCGTGAAGTGCCGTGGGGAACAGTCGAGGCGCTGGCGCCGGCGCTGCTGGCAAAGCTGGTGGAGGTCGATCTGCCGGCCGGCACCTTCCTGAATGTGAATTTTCCGAGCTGCCCGCCCGAAGAGGTCGAGGAAACGCTGGTCACCGCGCAGGGCAAACTGGTCCACTCGATGTGGATCGACGAACGTGCCGATGGCCGCGGCTTTCCCTATTTCTGGCTGCGCTTCGGGCGTGAGCCGCCGGAACTTCTGAAAGGCACGGATGTGCACGCGGTACGCTCCAAGTCGGTTTCGGTGACGCCGTTGAAACTCGACCTGACCGACCATGAGACCAAGGACAGGCTGGCAAAGGCCCTCGCATGA
- a CDS encoding protein-L-isoaspartate(D-aspartate) O-methyltransferase gives MNSMVDEREGFAAFLLRLRALGIPPKDLVSAMEATPRKLFVPASAQALAWSDRTLPIECGEAIEGVDLQAAVIAALEIEPGHRVLEIGTGSGFTAAVMARLAARVVTVDRYKTLVTLATQRFSMLGITNAFARQADGLTGLPGEGPFDRIVVWAAFEALPRGFVDQLATNGIMIAPIGPSEDEQQLAKLVKTGSRFEREDIATVRLQPLVKGTAAVL, from the coding sequence ATGAACTCTATGGTCGATGAGCGCGAGGGGTTTGCTGCATTTCTGCTGAGATTGCGCGCGCTGGGCATACCGCCCAAAGACCTCGTCTCGGCCATGGAAGCCACCCCGCGAAAACTATTCGTGCCGGCCAGCGCGCAGGCGCTCGCCTGGTCTGACCGGACGCTGCCGATCGAATGCGGCGAAGCCATTGAGGGGGTTGATCTGCAGGCAGCCGTCATCGCCGCGCTGGAGATCGAGCCTGGTCACCGCGTGCTTGAGATAGGCACCGGATCAGGTTTTACGGCAGCCGTCATGGCGCGCTTGGCCGCCCGCGTGGTCACCGTCGACCGCTACAAAACACTGGTGACACTCGCCACCCAGCGCTTCTCCATGCTCGGCATCACCAACGCTTTTGCCAGACAGGCTGATGGATTGACCGGTCTGCCGGGCGAGGGGCCATTTGACCGGATCGTGGTGTGGGCAGCCTTCGAGGCTCTGCCGCGCGGTTTCGTCGACCAGCTTGCCACCAACGGCATCATGATCGCGCCGATTGGACCGTCTGAAGACGAGCAGCAACTGGCCAAGCTGGTCAAGACCGGCAGCCGCTTTGAGCGCGAGGACATCGCAACAGTCCGGCTTCAGCCGCTGGTGAAAGGAACAGCTGCCGTGCTCTGA
- a CDS encoding LysM peptidoglycan-binding domain-containing M23 family metallopeptidase has protein sequence MRLSKSSTIQNTLLRSVAILALGATVAGCSSGVSRFGGVDDVFTSTTNQRQIIPPANQPYPGDQVAQVNRTVANRQAVQPVSVARSTLPPVSGTQVAEAARPAIQTSTQPLRASLPAAAPVMASAQQHLDTTVTGTVKQAAPVSEAAENIKGWSRTGGSQITAKEGETVYNLSRRFGVPADVLIKTNGLKDGASLQAGQKIVIPTYVYSDKAGVSAPDNNPNVANAKSSRGTKDVPTENLPVPTNNVAVLPQTPRVKESEAEKSTTTTTAKAQSAGGSGGYTVVAGDTLSGIARKTGVTTTALKQANGMSDGLIRVGQQLVVPAAGAATVASAATGASAKAEKVDKVTTGSTPKNAGTDAYTPPRKADKVMEQAEQDTAAAPDATGIGRMRWPVRGRVISAYGAGGGKYGDGIDIAVPEGTPVKAAENGVVIYAGDGLKEFGNTVLVRHEDGLVTVYGHASELKVTRGQKVKRGQEIAASGMSGTTDMPKLHFEVRKNSAPVDPSKFLE, from the coding sequence ATGCGGTTGAGTAAGTCGAGCACCATCCAGAATACGCTGTTACGCAGTGTCGCCATCCTTGCGCTCGGCGCAACTGTAGCCGGTTGCAGCTCCGGCGTGTCACGCTTTGGCGGCGTCGATGACGTTTTCACCTCCACCACAAATCAGCGCCAGATTATCCCGCCAGCAAACCAGCCCTATCCGGGCGATCAGGTCGCGCAGGTCAACAGGACGGTCGCAAACCGCCAGGCTGTGCAGCCTGTCAGCGTCGCCCGCAGCACATTGCCGCCGGTCTCGGGGACGCAGGTTGCAGAAGCCGCACGCCCTGCCATCCAAACGTCCACTCAGCCGCTGAGGGCATCACTGCCAGCCGCTGCTCCCGTCATGGCATCGGCACAGCAGCACCTCGATACGACGGTCACCGGCACTGTCAAACAGGCAGCGCCTGTCTCTGAGGCAGCCGAAAACATAAAAGGCTGGTCACGCACCGGTGGCAGCCAGATCACCGCCAAGGAAGGCGAAACCGTTTACAACCTGTCACGCCGCTTTGGCGTGCCAGCGGATGTGCTGATCAAGACCAATGGGCTGAAGGATGGCGCCAGCCTGCAGGCCGGCCAGAAAATCGTCATCCCGACCTACGTCTATTCCGATAAGGCCGGCGTTTCGGCGCCTGACAACAATCCCAACGTCGCCAACGCAAAATCGTCGCGCGGCACCAAGGATGTTCCGACCGAAAACCTGCCGGTGCCGACCAACAATGTCGCGGTGCTGCCACAGACGCCACGCGTCAAGGAAAGCGAAGCCGAAAAGTCTACGACCACGACGACCGCCAAGGCCCAATCTGCGGGCGGTTCGGGGGGCTATACAGTTGTCGCGGGCGATACACTCTCCGGCATTGCCCGCAAGACAGGCGTCACGACGACTGCGCTCAAGCAGGCCAACGGCATGTCGGACGGCCTTATCCGCGTCGGCCAGCAGCTCGTGGTGCCCGCCGCAGGTGCCGCAACGGTGGCAAGCGCCGCAACGGGTGCCTCTGCCAAGGCAGAAAAGGTAGACAAGGTCACGACCGGTTCGACGCCCAAAAACGCCGGCACCGACGCCTACACGCCGCCGCGCAAGGCCGACAAGGTTATGGAGCAGGCTGAGCAGGACACTGCAGCCGCACCCGACGCCACCGGCATCGGACGGATGCGCTGGCCGGTGCGAGGCCGGGTCATCTCCGCCTATGGCGCGGGCGGTGGCAAGTATGGCGACGGCATCGACATCGCGGTTCCAGAAGGCACCCCGGTCAAGGCTGCTGAAAACGGCGTCGTCATCTATGCCGGCGACGGCCTGAAGGAATTCGGCAATACGGTCCTGGTGCGTCACGAAGACGGCCTCGTCACCGTCTACGGCCATGCCAGCGAGCTAAAAGTTACCCGCGGCCAGAAGGTCAAGCGCGGCCAGGAAATCGCCGCCTCAGGCATGAGCGGCACGACCGACATGCCAAAGCTGCACTTCGAAGTGCGCAAGAACTCGGCTCCGGTCGATCCGTCGAAATTCCTGGAGTAG
- a CDS encoding ATP-binding protein gives MTKNQTESLESKLDRLIEAVSRLAPPPVPQTDLLAADCFVWAAERGFLEPVTRVNRVDIGLIRGVDRVRDILADNTQRFADGLPANNVLLWGARGMGKSSLVKAVHAAINAKPKAEPLKLIEIHREDIDTLPALMTLLKAAPYRFILFCDDLSFDHDDTSYKSLKAALEGGVEGRPANVIFYATSNRRHLLPRDMIDNERSTAINPSEAVEEKVSLSDRFGLWLGFHKCSQDDYLAMVDGYVRFHALNIDADTMRAEALEWATTRGSRSGRVAWQFTQDLAGRLGQQLREE, from the coding sequence ATGACCAAAAATCAGACCGAATCTCTTGAATCCAAGCTCGACCGCCTGATCGAAGCGGTGTCCCGTCTGGCACCGCCGCCGGTGCCGCAAACCGACCTTTTGGCCGCCGACTGTTTCGTCTGGGCCGCAGAGCGCGGCTTTCTCGAACCGGTCACACGTGTGAACCGCGTGGATATCGGGTTGATCCGCGGCGTGGACAGAGTGCGCGACATCTTGGCTGACAATACCCAACGCTTTGCAGACGGTTTGCCGGCCAACAACGTGCTGCTCTGGGGCGCGCGCGGCATGGGAAAGTCTTCGCTGGTAAAGGCAGTGCACGCTGCCATCAATGCTAAGCCCAAAGCCGAACCGCTAAAGCTGATCGAGATCCACCGCGAGGATATCGACACGCTGCCAGCGCTAATGACACTGCTCAAGGCCGCGCCATATCGCTTCATCCTGTTTTGCGATGATCTGTCGTTTGACCATGACGACACATCCTACAAGTCGCTGAAGGCGGCACTCGAAGGCGGCGTCGAGGGGCGGCCAGCCAATGTCATCTTTTACGCGACATCGAACCGACGCCATCTGTTGCCGCGCGACATGATCGACAATGAGCGCTCCACCGCCATCAACCCTTCCGAAGCTGTCGAGGAAAAGGTTTCCCTCTCAGACCGGTTCGGGCTGTGGCTGGGTTTTCATAAATGCTCACAGGATGACTATCTCGCGATGGTCGATGGCTATGTGCGATTCCACGCGCTGAACATCGACGCCGACACGATGCGGGCCGAAGCGCTGGAATGGGCCACCACGCGCGGCAGCCGGTCAGGCCGTGTAGCCTGGCAGTTCACGCAGGACCTTGCGGGGAGACTGGGACAGCAGCTGAGGGAGGAGTAG
- the yajC gene encoding preprotein translocase subunit YajC, whose product MFVTPAFAQTSGGAPEMLISVMPFLLIFVIMYFLIIRPQRTQLKKRGEMLTAIRRGDTVVTGGGLVGKVTKASDDELEVELGTGVKVTALRATIADVRVKGEPVANQNAKK is encoded by the coding sequence ATGTTTGTGACCCCGGCCTTCGCCCAGACTTCAGGTGGCGCACCTGAGATGCTGATCAGCGTTATGCCATTCCTGCTGATCTTTGTGATCATGTACTTCCTGATCATCCGCCCCCAGCGCACGCAGTTGAAGAAGCGCGGCGAGATGCTGACGGCGATCCGTCGCGGCGACACCGTGGTTACCGGCGGCGGTCTGGTCGGCAAGGTGACGAAGGCGAGCGATGATGAGCTGGAAGTCGAACTTGGCACCGGCGTCAAGGTGACTGCGCTGCGCGCCACGATTGCCGATGTACGGGTCAAGGGCGAGCCTGTCGCCAATCAGAACGCCAAGAAATAA
- the secDF gene encoding protein translocase subunit SecDF, translating to MLYFSPWKTVLIWLAVAFGILFALPNALPQSMRDALPGWLPSKTMTLGLDLQGGSHILLQIDRQDLIDERLQTTRDDIRTALRDAKLGYTGLSGTGRTVQVRIREANEVETAKTALVALTQPISSGVFGTTNIVELTQDEPEPGLLRYTMTEDGINYRVSSAVTQSIEVIGRRVNELGTTEPVIQRQGDDRVLVQVPGLQDPQRLKDILGQTAKLTFQMVDQSVPVQEALTARAPAGSTIMYSPDDPPVPYLIENRVIVSGENLADAQATFDQRTSEAVVSFRFDTKGAQRFGQATQQNVGKLFAIILDNQVISAPQIREPILGGTGQISGSFTTESANDLAVLLRAGALPADLTIVEERTVGPGLGQDSIDAGKFASIIGTVLVLIFMVAVYGTLGLIANIALFANVSMVIAILSVLGATLTLPGIAGIVLTVGMAVDSNVLIYERIREERRNGRSVIQAIDAGFSKALATIVDANVTTLIAAGVLFYLGSGPVKGFAITLAIGIVTTMFTAFTLTRWLVAAWVRRFRPTELPRAPITLIPTNTKIPFMGIRRWTFTLSSVLSIAAVVAFMSVGMNYGIDFKGGSLIEVQARSGAADPGDIRARLQQLNIGDVQVQEFGSPNDALIRIGSQDGGDNAEQSAVTKVRDDLQVDYDVRRVESVGPTVSAELAREGTIGVIVALALVLVYVWFRFEWQFAVGAIIATIHDIIITIGFFVLTGIEFNQSSIAAILTIVGYSLNDTVVVYDRVREDLRRYKKMDLPSLLNIAINTTLSRTTMTALTTILALFALFLFGGEVIRSFTAAMLFGVIFGTYSSIFIAAPLLILFRLRPPSPTESNEGGMVVPDRAVTS from the coding sequence ATGCTCTATTTTTCGCCCTGGAAGACGGTTCTGATCTGGCTCGCAGTTGCCTTTGGCATCCTGTTTGCATTGCCCAATGCGTTGCCGCAATCAATGCGAGACGCGCTTCCAGGCTGGTTGCCCAGCAAGACCATGACGCTTGGCCTCGATCTGCAAGGCGGTTCGCATATTCTTCTGCAGATCGATCGCCAGGACCTGATCGACGAGCGGCTGCAGACAACGCGCGATGATATCCGCACCGCGCTGCGCGATGCCAAGCTCGGCTATACCGGCCTTTCGGGGACCGGCCGCACCGTTCAGGTTCGCATCCGCGAGGCCAATGAGGTGGAAACGGCCAAGACGGCGCTGGTGGCGCTAACTCAGCCGATTTCGTCTGGCGTGTTCGGGACAACTAACATTGTAGAGCTCACGCAGGATGAGCCCGAACCGGGCCTTCTGCGCTACACGATGACCGAAGACGGCATCAACTACCGGGTCAGCTCGGCTGTCACGCAGTCAATCGAGGTCATTGGTCGCCGCGTCAACGAGCTCGGCACGACTGAACCCGTCATCCAGCGTCAGGGTGACGATCGTGTTCTCGTACAGGTGCCGGGTCTGCAGGACCCGCAGCGCCTCAAGGACATTCTGGGCCAGACCGCGAAACTGACCTTCCAGATGGTCGACCAGTCGGTTCCGGTACAGGAAGCGCTGACGGCAAGGGCTCCGGCAGGCTCAACGATCATGTATTCGCCTGATGATCCGCCCGTTCCTTACCTGATCGAAAACCGGGTCATTGTGTCAGGCGAAAATCTTGCCGATGCGCAGGCGACGTTCGACCAGCGCACCAGCGAGGCAGTTGTGTCGTTCCGCTTCGACACCAAGGGCGCCCAGCGCTTCGGCCAGGCAACCCAACAGAATGTCGGCAAACTGTTTGCCATCATTCTGGACAATCAGGTGATTTCCGCACCCCAGATTCGCGAGCCCATCTTGGGCGGTACAGGCCAGATTTCCGGCAGCTTCACCACGGAGAGCGCCAACGACCTTGCCGTTCTGCTTCGCGCCGGCGCCCTGCCTGCCGACCTGACCATCGTCGAGGAACGCACAGTTGGTCCGGGCCTCGGCCAGGATTCCATTGATGCTGGCAAGTTCGCGTCCATCATCGGCACCGTTCTTGTGCTCATATTCATGGTCGCGGTCTACGGAACGCTGGGGCTGATTGCCAATATCGCACTTTTCGCCAACGTATCGATGGTAATAGCCATCCTGTCGGTCCTCGGCGCCACGCTCACTTTGCCGGGTATTGCCGGTATCGTTTTGACCGTTGGTATGGCGGTCGACAGTAACGTGCTGATCTATGAGCGCATCCGGGAAGAACGGCGCAACGGCCGCTCGGTAATTCAAGCTATCGACGCCGGGTTTTCCAAGGCTTTGGCCACCATTGTCGACGCCAACGTAACCACCCTGATCGCCGCCGGCGTTCTCTTCTATCTGGGAAGCGGTCCTGTAAAAGGCTTTGCGATCACGCTCGCCATCGGCATCGTTACGACGATGTTCACCGCCTTCACGCTGACGCGCTGGCTGGTGGCCGCATGGGTTAGGCGTTTCCGTCCGACTGAATTGCCGCGGGCTCCGATCACGCTGATCCCGACCAACACCAAGATTCCTTTCATGGGTATCCGCAGGTGGACGTTCACGCTCTCATCGGTGCTGTCGATAGCGGCGGTTGTCGCCTTCATGTCTGTGGGCATGAACTACGGTATCGACTTCAAGGGCGGTTCGCTGATTGAGGTCCAGGCGCGAAGCGGTGCTGCCGATCCGGGCGATATACGTGCACGCCTGCAGCAGCTCAACATTGGCGATGTGCAGGTGCAGGAATTCGGTTCGCCGAACGACGCACTGATCCGCATCGGGTCGCAGGACGGTGGCGACAATGCCGAACAGTCTGCGGTCACCAAGGTGCGCGACGATCTCCAGGTTGATTACGATGTTCGCCGCGTCGAAAGCGTCGGACCGACCGTATCCGCCGAGTTGGCCCGCGAAGGAACCATCGGTGTCATCGTCGCACTGGCGCTGGTGCTGGTCTATGTCTGGTTCCGGTTTGAGTGGCAATTCGCGGTGGGTGCGATCATTGCTACCATCCACGACATCATCATCACCATCGGCTTCTTCGTGCTGACCGGGATAGAGTTCAACCAGTCTTCCATTGCCGCCATTCTTACCATTGTGGGGTATTCGCTCAACGATACGGTGGTGGTCTACGACCGGGTACGAGAGGATTTGCGACGCTACAAGAAGATGGATCTGCCGTCCCTCCTGAACATTGCGATCAACACCACGCTGTCACGTACGACCATGACCGCGCTGACGACGATTCTTGCCCTGTTCGCGCTGTTCCTGTTCGGCGGCGAGGTGATCCGGTCATTTACCGCGGCGATGCTGTTCGGTGTGATTTTTGGCACCTATTCGTCGATCTTCATCGCGGCTCCATTGCTGATCCTGTTCCGCCTGCGTCCACCTTCGCCGACCGAATCGAATGAAGGTGGCATGGTGGTACCGGACCGCGCCGTCACCAGCTGA
- a CDS encoding Mth938-like domain-containing protein, producing MAEGIIMRQAHFPGRPPIDAYGNGGFRFADMSHRGSILCLPSGVYGWEVARCDTFVAADLDKILAEAGDIEILLVGMGHELAPLPTDLRQLLRSAKIGADPMSTGAAVRTYNVLLAEDRAVAAALIAVD from the coding sequence GTGGCAGAAGGTATCATCATGCGGCAGGCCCATTTCCCGGGCCGCCCGCCAATTGATGCGTATGGCAATGGCGGCTTCCGTTTTGCGGATATGTCGCACCGGGGTTCGATCCTGTGCCTGCCCTCTGGCGTTTACGGCTGGGAGGTAGCGCGCTGTGACACGTTCGTTGCCGCCGATCTCGACAAAATCCTGGCCGAGGCTGGCGATATCGAGATTCTTCTGGTGGGGATGGGACACGAACTGGCACCGCTGCCGACTGATCTGCGCCAGCTTCTGCGCAGCGCAAAAATCGGCGCCGACCCCATGTCTACAGGTGCCGCGGTGCGGACCTACAATGTCCTCCTCGCTGAGGACCGCGCGGTAGCAGCTGCCCTGATTGCCGTCGATTGA